One Macrobrachium rosenbergii isolate ZJJX-2024 chromosome 10, ASM4041242v1, whole genome shotgun sequence DNA window includes the following coding sequences:
- the LOC136842327 gene encoding uncharacterized protein, whose product MDVVNRHLVDATDLSTMPINAAPAELALHITDSKDNSAYLLATYPDVFKPGLRQSHQIPAKHSILHHIKTSGPPIHSRFRCLLPEKLAAGKKTFSEIEKMGLCQKASSPWASPLLIVTKQDAPYVNAETHRRQNVITEVDHYPLPNITDVTTFTGQKSSQSWTFSKRVEFLGHLITAEGVQSLSRRSLPSGSSSPHHHQGSTRIPQNGNYYHRFLPDIASTLAPLHEVLKGKSKALTCGSPQEAAFTSIKNTLTKATALSFSAPAITEFNCTLHHIPGKHNPVSDVLSRISIDAVQISLNYKQLRAKQQRNTELNACKASLTSLQCHDVPLNDNSPISILCDINTGCPCPWIPQALRHHIFDIVHSLAHPSG is encoded by the exons ATGGACGTTGTCAACAGGCACCTCGTCGATGCCACCGATCTGTCCACGATGCCCATCAATGCAGCACCCGCAGAACTGGCCCTCCACATCACTGATTCCAAAGACAATTCTGCATACCTGCTCGCCACATACCCAGATGTTTTCAAACCTGGACTACGGCAATCTCATCAAATCCCTGCCAAGCACAGTATTTTACATCACATTAAAACCTCAGGCCCTCCCATACACTCCCGTTTCCGATGCCTACTACCCGAAAAACTTGCCGCTGGAAAGAAAACCTTCTCAGAGATAGAAAAGATGGGTTTGTGTCAAAAGGCATCCAGTCCTTGGGCATCTCCCCTCCTCATAGTAACAAAACAGGATGCACCCTACGTGAATGCAGAGACTCACAGAAGGCAAAATGTAATCACTGAGGttgaccactaccccctccctaataTCACAGATGTGACCACCTTCACGGGGCAAAAATCTTCTCAAAGCTGGACCTTCTCAAAG AGGGTAGAGTTCTTGGGGCACCTTATAACAGCTGAGGGTGTCCAGTCCTTGTCCAGAAGGTCGCTGCCATCAGGAAGTTCCTCACCCCACCACCATCAAGGgtctacaagaattcctcagaatggtAACTATTATCATCGCTTTTTACCCGACATTGCCTCAACCTTGGCCCCACTCCACGAAGTCCTTAAGGGCAAGTCCAAGGCCCTCACCTGCGGATCCCCGCAGGAAGCCGCCTTCACCTCCATCAAAAACACCCTCACAAAGGCCACtgccctctctttctctgcaCCAG CTATCACTGAATTCAACTGCACCCTTCATCACATTCCTGGGAAACACAACCCCGTCTCTGATGTCCTCTCCAGAATCTCCATTGATGCAGTACAGATCAGCCTCAATTACAAGCAGCTGAGGGCCAAGCAACAGCGGAACACAGAGCTCAATGCCTGCAAGGCCTCCTTAACGTCTTTACAATGTCACGATGTCCCCCTCAACGACAACAGCCCTATCTCTATCCTCTGTGATATTAACACTGGCTGCCCATGCCCATGGATCCCACAGGCACTTAGACATCATATCTTTGACATTGTCCACAGTCTGGCACACCCTTCAGGATGA